Proteins co-encoded in one Paraburkholderia edwinii genomic window:
- a CDS encoding DUF4390 domain-containing protein, whose product MIIKRLFPLRLAVALWMALALCLTAAGPARADSIAVQRASLQSDSNGWSLDARFEFDLNSNLEDAVNKGIPLYFTTDFELSRPRWYWFDEQPVSVSQSIRLSFQPLTREYRVSTGGLQLGFSSLNEALSVIKHVTSWHVIDRNQVHTGETYTASVRMQLDIALMPKPFQIDAVNNRDWNLASDWKRFTFTVSDRAK is encoded by the coding sequence GTGATCATCAAACGCCTATTTCCGCTACGGCTCGCGGTCGCGCTCTGGATGGCGCTGGCCCTTTGCCTGACCGCAGCCGGGCCGGCGCGCGCCGATTCGATCGCGGTCCAGCGAGCGTCGCTGCAATCGGATAGCAATGGGTGGAGCCTCGATGCACGGTTCGAGTTCGACCTGAACAGCAACCTGGAGGACGCAGTCAATAAAGGCATTCCGCTCTACTTCACGACCGACTTCGAGTTGAGCCGTCCGCGCTGGTACTGGTTCGACGAGCAGCCGGTCAGTGTGTCGCAGAGCATTCGCCTGTCGTTCCAGCCGCTCACGCGCGAATACCGCGTCTCGACGGGCGGCCTGCAACTGGGTTTCAGCTCGCTGAACGAGGCGCTGTCGGTGATCAAGCACGTGACGTCATGGCATGTGATCGATCGCAATCAGGTTCACACCGGGGAGACGTACACCGCATCGGTGCGCATGCAGCTCGATATTGCACTGATGCCCAAGCCGTTCCAGATCGACGCGGTCAATAACCGCGACTGGAATCTTGCTTCCGACTGGAAGCGTTTTACCTTCACGGTGAGCGATCGTGCTAAATAA